A DNA window from Acidimicrobiia bacterium contains the following coding sequences:
- the hisF gene encoding imidazole glycerol phosphate synthase subunit HisF: protein MLATRVIPCLDVDRGRVVKGVNFVGLQDAGDPVELAKRYDAEGADEVVFLDITASSDDRDTILGVAARTAEQVFMPFTVGGGIRSEDDIRRLLRAGADKVSLNTAAVAEPDLVRAGADAFGAQCIVVAVDARRRGTGGWEVVTHGGRTPTGLDVIAWVRRVVDLGAGEILLTSMDRDGTRDGYDIDLTAAVVDAVEVPVIASGGVGTLEHLYEGAAAGGAEGLLAASIFHFGEHSVGAAKEYLAARGVTVRPV from the coding sequence ATGCTCGCAACACGTGTGATCCCGTGCCTCGACGTCGATCGGGGCCGGGTCGTGAAGGGCGTCAACTTCGTCGGCCTACAGGACGCCGGCGACCCGGTCGAGCTGGCGAAGCGCTACGACGCCGAGGGGGCCGACGAGGTGGTGTTCCTCGACATCACGGCGTCCTCCGACGACCGCGACACGATCCTCGGCGTCGCCGCACGGACGGCCGAGCAGGTGTTCATGCCGTTCACGGTCGGCGGCGGTATCCGCTCCGAGGACGACATCCGCCGACTGCTCCGCGCCGGGGCCGACAAGGTGTCGCTCAACACGGCGGCCGTGGCGGAGCCGGATCTGGTGCGCGCGGGCGCCGACGCCTTCGGTGCCCAGTGCATCGTCGTCGCCGTCGACGCGCGTCGACGTGGCACGGGCGGCTGGGAGGTCGTCACCCACGGGGGGCGGACCCCGACGGGCCTCGACGTGATCGCGTGGGTGCGGCGGGTCGTCGATCTCGGCGCCGGGGAGATCCTGCTCACGTCGATGGACCGTGACGGCACACGCGACGGCTACGACATCGACCTCACCGCCGCCGTGGTCGATGCCGTGGAGGTCCCCGTGATCGCCTCGGGAGGCGTGGGGACGCTCGAGCACCTCTACGAGGGTGCGGCCGCCGGAGGCGCCGAGGGCCTCCTCGCTGCTTCGATCTTCCACTTCGGCGAGCACTCGGTGGGTGCAGCCAAGGAGTATCTCGCAGCCCGGGGCGTCACCGTGCGTCCGGTCTGA
- a CDS encoding DUF1501 domain-containing protein, whose protein sequence is MTVSRRKFLTGTGSAAALAGIAACKPPVPGPPPPPPPPPPPPPLPGAEILVLVTLYGGTDGLNTVVPHGNSAYHGARGALALSPADGVHDLGSGIGLHPSLEGLVQHWRDDDLAIIQGCGYPNPDLSHFRSQDVWASGVAESVENTGWIGRWMDQGIDDPLTAIVIGNSLPMVLRGEAQTGIAVPNGGFSIPGNQVFKNGYGWLAQPEPSEGVWASAITRSKENLIRAEEEINSALDGEDVDGVNNATNQFVAAEGVTAAAGLPTSLDGVGGQLAPQLRVVSKLVRAGLRTTVYNVSMGGFDTHTNQLPTQEGLLRQLDQALHGFHAELDGHSRGKHVVTVVQSEFGRRFRANQGGGTDHGTAAPVLAVGNPVHGGFYGDHPSLTNLDGNGDLKATTDFRRVYATLLERALDSDSASVLGSGYAPLNFLAA, encoded by the coding sequence ATGACGGTGTCCCGCAGGAAGTTCCTCACCGGCACGGGCTCCGCCGCGGCCCTCGCCGGGATCGCAGCATGCAAGCCGCCCGTTCCGGGGCCGCCGCCCCCACCACCACCGCCGCCACCACCGCCGCCGCTCCCGGGGGCGGAGATCCTCGTGCTCGTGACCCTCTACGGCGGGACCGACGGGCTCAACACCGTGGTTCCCCACGGCAACTCGGCGTACCACGGCGCCCGCGGGGCGCTGGCGCTCTCACCCGCCGACGGCGTGCACGACCTCGGCTCCGGCATCGGGCTGCACCCCAGCCTCGAGGGACTCGTTCAGCACTGGCGCGACGACGACCTCGCGATCATCCAGGGCTGCGGATACCCCAACCCCGACCTCAGCCACTTTCGGTCCCAGGACGTGTGGGCCTCGGGTGTGGCCGAGAGCGTGGAGAACACGGGCTGGATCGGGCGCTGGATGGACCAGGGCATCGATGACCCCCTCACCGCCATCGTCATCGGCAACTCGCTGCCGATGGTGCTGCGCGGCGAAGCGCAGACCGGAATCGCCGTTCCGAACGGCGGGTTCAGCATCCCCGGCAACCAGGTCTTCAAGAATGGCTACGGCTGGCTTGCCCAGCCCGAGCCGAGCGAGGGTGTCTGGGCGTCGGCGATCACGCGCTCGAAGGAGAACCTGATCCGCGCCGAGGAGGAGATCAACTCCGCTCTCGACGGTGAGGACGTGGATGGCGTGAACAACGCCACCAACCAGTTCGTGGCAGCCGAGGGCGTGACAGCCGCGGCGGGCCTCCCGACCTCCCTCGACGGGGTGGGCGGCCAGCTGGCGCCCCAGCTGCGTGTCGTCAGCAAGCTGGTGCGGGCAGGGCTGCGGACCACTGTCTACAACGTCAGCATGGGCGGCTTCGACACCCACACCAACCAGCTCCCGACGCAGGAGGGCCTGCTGCGCCAGCTCGACCAGGCTCTCCACGGGTTCCACGCGGAGCTCGACGGTCACAGCCGCGGGAAGCACGTCGTGACGGTCGTGCAGTCGGAGTTCGGACGGCGCTTCCGTGCGAACCAGGGCGGCGGGACGGACCACGGCACGGCTGCACCCGTGCTCGCTGTGGGGAACCCCGTCCACGGCGGCTTCTACGGGGACCATCCGAGCCTGACGAACCTGGACGGCAACGGCGACCTGAAGGCCACGACCGACTTCCGCCGCGTGTACGCGACCCTGCTGGAGCGCGCGCTCGACAGCGATTCCGCATCGGTGCTGGGCAGCGGTTACGCCCCGTTGAACTTCCTCGCCGCGTAG
- a CDS encoding DUF1800 domain-containing protein, producing MPTLLGTAHRTGLPAAPRPLGDLEVPATPDLRSRLAHLYRRVGFGATSAQLDAAEAQGYEATVEELLTAPDPAAEAIPPPSLMPPTTMGPDQEVAQLETAALVTWWLERMVASQVPLREKLPFFWHGLLTSSVQKVGWPSLMFRQHQLFRTLGWGNFEDLLQAVTIDPAMLIWLDGLFSHKSSPNENYGREVMELFALGRGNYTENDVKAAARAFTGYTVNTSNPLNPTIVFDPSRWDSGSKTLLGQTGNWNTQDAISIITSHPACAPYIASRVWSFFAWPIPPDHPIAVELGSSFAVDLDITGLLRATFLHPQFDSADARQGLVESPVEWVARSLRALNLPANVLTAQSLVGLQQVPFVPPHVAGWAPNGYWINTASELERVKLAQTAVILGNTSSVGWAAPVERPAAAAELLGVDAWSPRTDAALANASDSSLAVVALALGSPEYLLG from the coding sequence GTGCCCACCCTCCTCGGAACCGCCCATCGCACCGGACTCCCCGCAGCACCGCGTCCTCTCGGTGACCTGGAGGTGCCCGCCACGCCGGACCTCCGCTCCCGGCTCGCGCACCTCTACCGGCGCGTCGGCTTCGGCGCGACGAGCGCGCAGCTCGATGCGGCGGAGGCGCAGGGCTACGAGGCGACCGTCGAGGAGCTCCTGACAGCACCCGACCCCGCGGCCGAGGCGATCCCGCCTCCCAGCCTGATGCCCCCCACCACGATGGGCCCCGACCAGGAGGTGGCCCAGCTGGAGACGGCCGCCCTCGTGACGTGGTGGCTCGAGCGGATGGTGGCCTCGCAGGTCCCGCTCCGGGAGAAGCTCCCCTTCTTCTGGCACGGGCTCCTCACGTCGTCGGTCCAGAAGGTCGGGTGGCCGTCGCTGATGTTCAGACAGCACCAGCTGTTCCGCACGCTCGGATGGGGCAACTTCGAGGACCTCCTCCAGGCCGTCACGATCGACCCGGCCATGCTCATCTGGCTCGACGGGCTCTTCAGCCACAAGAGCTCCCCCAACGAGAACTACGGACGGGAGGTCATGGAGCTCTTCGCCCTCGGGCGCGGCAACTACACCGAAAACGACGTGAAGGCCGCAGCACGGGCCTTCACCGGCTACACGGTGAACACCTCGAACCCGCTGAACCCGACGATCGTGTTCGACCCGTCACGCTGGGACTCGGGCTCCAAGACCCTCCTCGGCCAGACCGGCAACTGGAACACCCAGGACGCCATCTCGATCATCACGTCGCACCCCGCCTGTGCGCCCTACATCGCCTCGCGGGTGTGGAGCTTCTTCGCCTGGCCGATCCCGCCGGACCACCCGATCGCGGTCGAGCTGGGCTCCTCGTTCGCCGTCGACCTCGACATCACCGGGCTCCTGCGAGCGACGTTTCTCCATCCGCAGTTCGACTCCGCCGACGCCCGACAGGGGCTGGTGGAGTCGCCCGTCGAGTGGGTGGCCCGCTCCCTGCGCGCCCTGAACCTGCCCGCCAACGTCCTGACCGCACAGTCGCTCGTCGGGCTCCAGCAGGTGCCCTTCGTGCCACCCCACGTGGCCGGATGGGCACCGAACGGCTACTGGATCAACACCGCCTCCGAGCTCGAGCGGGTCAAGCTGGCTCAAACGGCCGTCATCCTCGGCAACACCTCCAGCGTCGGCTGGGCAGCTCCGGTGGAACGGCCGGCCGCCGCCGCCGAACTCCTCGGCGTCGATGCCTGGAGCCCCCGAACCGACGCGGCACTGGCCAACGCGTCCGACAGTTCCCTGGCCGTCGTCGCCCTCGCACTCGGTAGCCCCGAGTACCTGCTCGGATGA
- a CDS encoding alpha/beta hydrolase, which produces MSEPTTLTSRGGLRLEAEVARAEHPRAGAVLCHPHPQFGGSMRSLVVGEWFNALPPAGVTCLRFNFRGVEGSEGGFDDGDGERHDAEAALDHLAALLPPGCPILMAGWSFGADIALATADGRVSAWVAVAPPGRYAPDAVADDPRPKTIVFGDRDDLVESDAGRARVAGWKNTVVEVLPGADHFFVGNTGFIVSLTVDLVDRVVREARDSGGN; this is translated from the coding sequence ATGTCCGAGCCCACAACCCTCACGAGTCGCGGCGGGCTCCGTCTGGAAGCCGAGGTCGCCCGGGCCGAGCACCCACGCGCCGGCGCCGTGCTGTGCCACCCCCACCCGCAGTTCGGCGGCTCCATGCGCTCGCTCGTCGTGGGCGAGTGGTTCAACGCCCTCCCACCGGCCGGCGTCACCTGTCTCCGCTTCAACTTCCGCGGCGTCGAGGGCAGCGAAGGGGGCTTCGACGACGGTGACGGGGAGCGTCATGACGCCGAGGCGGCGCTCGACCACCTGGCGGCGCTCCTCCCGCCCGGGTGCCCGATCCTCATGGCCGGATGGTCGTTCGGCGCCGACATCGCCCTCGCGACGGCCGACGGCCGTGTGTCGGCCTGGGTGGCGGTGGCGCCACCGGGGCGCTACGCCCCCGACGCCGTCGCCGACGACCCGCGGCCGAAGACGATCGTGTTCGGGGACCGGGACGACCTCGTCGAGAGCGACGCGGGACGCGCCAGGGTCGCAGGATGGAAGAACACGGTCGTCGAGGTCCTCCCTGGCGCCGATCACTTCTTCGTCGGTAACACGGGGTTCATCGTGTCACTCACCGTCGACCTGGTGGACCGCGTGGTTCGCGAGGCCCGGGATTCCGGGGGGAACTGA
- the trpE gene encoding anthranilate synthase component I produces the protein MTTDGAGPRPSLEEFRSLARGHTVVPVWREILADVETPVSAYAKLVGAQPGFLLESVEHGRRWGRFSFLGSDPAVTLVARGTDVSCAVGDAPGIPTGDGILNALDALLARYSAPAIPELPPFHGGVVGYLGYDIVREIERLPRVPPDDQGMPDAVLSLTGHVTAFDHFRQRLFLIENVFVDADANDTVLEAHYRAASERLDERVAALAAPLVVRPSPPPPDPLVDLPAFTSTMGADDYRRAVDVAREHILEGDIFQVVLAQRFDIDEPVDPFSTYRVLRQVNPSPYMYFVHDQELTIAGSSPEPMVQVLDGRVISRPIAGTRRRGADDAADRRMAAELAEHPKERAEHVMLVDLARNDVGRVAEFGTERVDELMTLERYSHVMHMTSQVSADLPDGTGPVDVLRATFPAGTVSGAPKVRAMEIIDDLEPTKRGPYAGVVGYIDFSGNLDTAIAIRTMLWRDGRASVQAGAGIVADSDPELEDLECHNKARALLTAAAAARDLDPIVHDPPVP, from the coding sequence GTGACCACCGACGGAGCCGGGCCGCGCCCGTCGCTCGAGGAGTTTCGCTCACTGGCGCGCGGCCACACCGTCGTACCGGTGTGGCGCGAGATCCTCGCCGACGTGGAGACCCCGGTCTCGGCTTACGCCAAGCTCGTCGGGGCGCAGCCGGGATTCCTCCTCGAGTCGGTGGAGCACGGCCGCCGGTGGGGGCGGTTCTCCTTCCTCGGCAGTGATCCGGCCGTCACCCTCGTCGCCCGGGGCACCGACGTCTCGTGTGCGGTCGGCGACGCCCCCGGGATCCCGACAGGCGACGGCATCCTGAACGCCCTCGACGCGCTGCTCGCCCGCTACTCCGCGCCGGCCATTCCGGAGTTGCCTCCGTTCCACGGTGGGGTGGTCGGCTACCTGGGCTACGACATCGTGCGCGAGATCGAGCGGCTCCCCCGTGTGCCACCCGACGACCAGGGCATGCCGGACGCCGTCCTGTCCTTGACCGGGCACGTGACCGCGTTCGACCACTTCCGACAGCGTCTGTTCCTGATCGAGAACGTGTTCGTCGACGCCGACGCGAACGACACGGTCCTGGAGGCCCACTACCGAGCGGCCTCCGAGCGTCTCGACGAGAGGGTGGCGGCGCTGGCCGCGCCCCTGGTGGTCCGCCCGTCGCCCCCGCCGCCCGACCCCCTGGTCGACCTCCCGGCCTTCACGTCCACCATGGGCGCCGACGACTACCGCCGGGCGGTCGACGTCGCCCGCGAGCACATCCTGGAGGGCGACATCTTCCAGGTCGTTCTCGCCCAGCGCTTCGACATCGACGAGCCGGTCGACCCCTTCTCGACCTACCGCGTCCTGCGCCAGGTGAACCCGTCGCCCTACATGTACTTCGTCCACGACCAGGAGCTCACGATCGCCGGGTCGTCACCCGAGCCGATGGTGCAGGTGCTCGACGGCCGCGTGATCAGCCGACCGATCGCCGGGACGCGCCGGCGGGGAGCCGACGATGCGGCCGACCGGCGGATGGCCGCGGAGCTCGCCGAGCACCCCAAGGAGCGTGCCGAGCACGTGATGCTCGTCGACCTGGCGCGCAACGACGTCGGGCGGGTCGCCGAGTTCGGGACCGAGCGCGTCGACGAACTCATGACCCTGGAGCGCTACTCCCACGTGATGCACATGACGAGCCAGGTGTCGGCCGACCTGCCCGACGGCACGGGCCCCGTCGACGTCCTGCGTGCGACCTTTCCCGCCGGCACGGTCAGCGGCGCGCCGAAGGTGCGGGCCATGGAGATCATCGACGACCTGGAGCCCACCAAGCGGGGCCCCTACGCCGGGGTCGTCGGATACATCGACTTCTCGGGGAACCTCGACACGGCCATCGCCATCCGAACGATGCTGTGGCGTGACGGGCGGGCGTCCGTGCAGGCCGGAGCGGGGATCGTGGCCGACAGTGATCCCGAGCTCGAAGACCTCGAGTGCCACAACAAGGCCCGGGCGCTGCTCACGGCCGCCGCCGCCGCACGCGATCTCGACCCCATCGTCCACGACCCGCCGGTCCCGTGA
- a CDS encoding folate-binding protein, translating to MIEPGEATTSDLGVEVAAHYGDPTAEWEALEAGAGVVDRSDAGSALVSGGDTFSFLDSLVSADVADLEDGAGVHGLLLSPKGKLVADFRLLRVGDTAWIDTEPGVAPDLVAALDRYRIRVDVEISERSDEFGVLQLRGPAVDDVLAGAGASRPPTGAHAHVAWGEVRIARVARPDDAGVDVVGPLAALTAAWADLTAAGAVRVGRSASEAHRIAAGIPRQGHDIDERTIPQEAGLELDAVSFTKGCFLGQELVCRIDSRGRVNRFLRRLTPDGPAPAVGAEILDHDGERAGEVTSVSAAPVGPVALGYTHRRVEPPGPVQITVAPAAETAGHVAAGDGDVVVARVAALPGMVQGGS from the coding sequence GTGATCGAGCCCGGGGAGGCGACGACGAGCGACCTGGGTGTCGAGGTCGCGGCGCACTACGGGGACCCGACCGCCGAGTGGGAGGCACTCGAGGCCGGGGCCGGTGTCGTCGACCGCTCGGACGCAGGGTCGGCGCTCGTCTCGGGTGGTGACACCTTCAGCTTCCTCGACAGCCTGGTCTCGGCCGATGTCGCCGACCTCGAGGACGGCGCGGGCGTCCACGGCCTGCTCCTCTCACCGAAGGGAAAGCTCGTCGCCGACTTCCGCCTTCTCCGCGTCGGCGACACCGCGTGGATCGACACCGAGCCCGGCGTGGCCCCCGACCTGGTGGCCGCGCTCGATCGCTACCGGATCCGCGTCGATGTCGAGATCTCGGAACGCTCCGACGAGTTCGGCGTCCTCCAGCTCCGTGGGCCGGCGGTCGACGATGTCCTCGCCGGCGCCGGTGCTTCCCGACCGCCGACGGGCGCCCATGCCCACGTCGCGTGGGGGGAGGTGCGCATCGCCCGCGTCGCGCGTCCCGACGACGCTGGGGTCGACGTCGTCGGCCCTCTGGCGGCGCTCACCGCGGCGTGGGCGGACCTCACGGCGGCAGGGGCGGTGCGCGTGGGCCGCAGCGCCTCCGAGGCACACCGGATCGCAGCGGGGATCCCGCGGCAGGGCCACGACATCGACGAGCGGACGATTCCCCAGGAGGCGGGCCTCGAGCTCGACGCCGTGTCCTTCACGAAGGGCTGCTTCCTCGGCCAGGAGCTCGTCTGCCGCATCGACAGCCGCGGACGGGTCAACCGGTTCCTCCGACGTCTCACACCCGACGGGCCCGCCCCGGCGGTGGGGGCCGAGATCCTCGACCACGACGGCGAGCGGGCGGGCGAGGTCACGAGCGTCTCCGCGGCTCCTGTCGGGCCGGTGGCTCTCGGCTACACCCACCGACGGGTCGAGCCGCCCGGCCCGGTGCAGATCACGGTCGCGCCCGCCGCCGAAACGGCCGGCCACGTGGCGGCCGGAGACGGCGACGTCGTGGTCGCACGCGTCGCAGCGCTCCCCGGGATGGTGCAGGGCGGGTCGTAG
- the trpC gene encoding indole-3-glycerol phosphate synthase TrpC: MTFLDRILATKRDEVRRLRARAREIEALAADAAPPRDFAGALGSAPGLAVIAELKRRSPSKGDLAPDLDPAATARTYAAGGASALSVLTDREWFGGSLDDLVSARDACNLPVLRKDFVIDPLQVTEARAVGADAVLLIVTALSDTQLGDLSGVAADHALTALVEVHDAGELDRALGAGCEVLGVNSRDLTTFEEDLETTRHLATAIPDGVLAVAESAIRTVDDAATVAGAGYRAALVGEALVRADDPAALVARLAGVVPAGTP; encoded by the coding sequence GTGACGTTCCTCGACCGGATCCTGGCGACGAAACGCGACGAGGTGAGGCGACTGCGCGCGCGTGCCCGGGAGATCGAGGCGCTGGCCGCCGATGCGGCCCCACCCCGCGATTTCGCGGGAGCCCTGGGCTCGGCACCCGGCCTCGCCGTCATCGCCGAGCTCAAGCGCCGCTCGCCGTCGAAGGGTGACCTCGCGCCCGACCTCGATCCGGCGGCCACGGCCCGTACCTACGCCGCCGGTGGGGCGTCGGCGCTGTCGGTGCTCACCGACCGCGAGTGGTTCGGTGGCTCGCTCGACGACCTCGTGTCCGCCCGCGACGCCTGTAACCTGCCGGTTCTCCGCAAGGACTTCGTGATCGACCCCCTCCAGGTCACCGAGGCCCGCGCCGTGGGCGCCGACGCGGTCCTCCTCATCGTGACGGCACTCTCCGACACGCAGCTCGGCGACCTGTCGGGCGTGGCTGCCGACCATGCGCTCACGGCCCTCGTCGAGGTCCACGACGCCGGAGAGCTCGACCGGGCGCTGGGAGCAGGCTGCGAGGTCCTCGGGGTCAACAGCCGGGATCTCACCACGTTCGAGGAGGACCTCGAGACCACCCGACACCTGGCGACGGCGATTCCCGACGGGGTGCTGGCCGTCGCCGAGAGCGCTATCCGCACCGTTGACGATGCCGCCACCGTGGCCGGGGCGGGCTACCGCGCGGCTCTGGTGGGGGAGGCGCTCGTGCGCGCGGACGACCCTGCGGCACTCGTCGCGCGCCTGGCCGGTGTCGTGCCGGCAGGGACACCGTAG
- a CDS encoding phosphoribosylanthranilate isomerase: MFVKICGVTTEDDALLAVALGADAIGFVFAPSRRQVSPQTARDIARRLPPEILTVGVFRDERRERVVEVVNTAGLKGAQLHGREPLSEVRYVRQRVPMVIQAFAAGDDSIPAAGNGPADVLLIDAPDPGSGRIFDWSLAEGVRSGVRLMLAGGLNADNVATAVRRVRPWGVDVSTGVESGPGRKDPRKLRRFIEEAKATETEIEEKEAFHATEPGTERAGPFDWEDYL, encoded by the coding sequence ATGTTCGTGAAGATCTGTGGTGTCACCACCGAGGACGACGCGCTGCTCGCCGTGGCGCTCGGCGCCGATGCCATCGGCTTCGTGTTCGCCCCGAGCCGCCGTCAGGTGAGCCCGCAGACAGCCCGCGACATCGCGCGTCGCCTCCCACCCGAGATCCTGACCGTCGGGGTCTTCCGCGACGAGCGCCGTGAGCGGGTCGTCGAGGTCGTCAACACCGCGGGCCTCAAGGGGGCCCAGCTCCACGGCCGTGAGCCGTTGAGCGAGGTCCGCTACGTCCGCCAGCGGGTGCCGATGGTCATCCAGGCGTTCGCTGCCGGTGACGACTCGATCCCCGCGGCAGGCAACGGACCGGCCGATGTGCTGCTCATCGACGCACCCGATCCCGGGTCGGGCCGGATCTTCGACTGGTCGCTCGCCGAGGGTGTCCGGAGCGGGGTGCGCCTGATGCTCGCGGGCGGCCTGAACGCCGACAACGTCGCCACAGCGGTCCGTCGTGTCCGCCCGTGGGGCGTCGACGTGTCCACCGGTGTCGAGAGCGGCCCGGGGCGCAAAGACCCCCGGAAGCTCCGCCGGTTCATCGAGGAGGCCAAGGCCACCGAGACCGAGATCGAGGAGAAGGAGGCCTTCCACGCGACCGAGCCCGGCACCGA